The following are encoded in a window of Solidesulfovibrio magneticus RS-1 genomic DNA:
- a CDS encoding PspA/IM30 family protein, translating to MGIFSRFRDIIHSNINAMLDKAEEPEKLIRLMIQEMEETLVELKADCARTMAQAARIAREHDMLAAAAGRWGEKAELAVDKGREDMAREALLEKRDLETRASVVAGELAAVEGLIEACREDIATLEEKLASAKERQRTLLARHMRATGRKRMREDVSRADSSEALQRFEAFEARIDRLEAEAELAGTAASRRRPAEDQSLDARFDRLAADEDVERELAQIKSRRAQ from the coding sequence ATGGGTATTTTCAGCCGCTTCCGCGACATCATCCACTCCAACATCAACGCCATGCTCGACAAGGCCGAGGAGCCCGAAAAGCTCATCCGGCTCATGATCCAGGAGATGGAAGAAACGCTGGTGGAACTTAAGGCCGACTGCGCCCGCACCATGGCCCAGGCCGCCCGCATCGCCCGCGAACACGACATGCTCGCCGCCGCCGCCGGCCGCTGGGGCGAAAAGGCCGAACTGGCCGTGGACAAGGGCCGCGAAGACATGGCCCGGGAGGCGCTGCTGGAAAAGCGCGACCTCGAAACCCGGGCCAGCGTCGTGGCCGGCGAACTGGCCGCCGTGGAAGGCCTCATCGAAGCCTGCCGCGAAGACATCGCCACCCTTGAGGAAAAGCTCGCCTCGGCCAAGGAGCGCCAGCGCACCCTGCTGGCCCGCCATATGCGCGCCACCGGACGCAAGCGCATGCGCGAGGACGTCTCCCGCGCCGACTCCAGCGAAGCCCTGCAACGCTTCGAGGCCTTCGAAGCCCGCATCGACCGCCTGGAAGCCGAAGCCGAACTGGCCGGCACGGCCGCCTCGCGACGCCGGCCGGCCGAAGACCAAAGCCTCGACGCCCGCTTCGACCGCCTGGCTGCCGACGAAGACGTGGAACGCGAACTGGCTCAAATCAAATCCCGCCGCGCCCAGTAG
- a CDS encoding ribonuclease H-like domain-containing protein, whose product MLRHTFLHLPGLGPSTERRLWAAGIRDWDAFLDADTPPLASAKAPMWRNELLESKERLAAGDADWFAQRLPPAEAWRLFFDFKDSLACVDIETDGTPQNEVTAVALYDGINAARTYAHGQNLHDFTGDILTSKVLVTYNGRCFDAPVLTSHLGAKLPKAHIDLRNVLCGIGIKGGLKKSEEHFGIDRGDLAGADGYMAVLLWREYSRHGDPAVLETLLAYNAADVLALPVLLAHAINRLLEDTPFADAYGQDIPSPGQNPHIPDPAVLRRVWHERYHHRS is encoded by the coding sequence GTGCTGCGCCATACCTTCCTCCATCTGCCCGGCTTGGGGCCGTCCACCGAACGCCGCCTCTGGGCCGCCGGCATCCGCGACTGGGACGCTTTCCTTGACGCCGACACCCCGCCCCTGGCTTCGGCCAAGGCGCCCATGTGGCGCAACGAACTCCTCGAATCCAAGGAACGCCTGGCCGCCGGCGACGCCGACTGGTTTGCTCAGCGCCTGCCGCCCGCCGAAGCCTGGAGGCTGTTCTTCGACTTCAAGGACAGCCTGGCCTGCGTCGATATCGAAACCGACGGCACACCCCAAAACGAAGTCACCGCCGTGGCCCTCTACGACGGCATAAACGCCGCCCGCACCTACGCCCACGGCCAAAACCTCCACGACTTCACCGGCGACATCCTGACCAGCAAGGTGCTGGTCACCTACAACGGCCGCTGCTTCGACGCCCCGGTGCTCACCTCGCACCTCGGCGCAAAACTTCCCAAAGCCCACATCGACCTGCGAAACGTCCTATGCGGTATCGGCATCAAGGGCGGGCTGAAAAAAAGCGAGGAACACTTCGGCATCGACCGGGGCGATCTGGCCGGAGCCGATGGCTACATGGCCGTGCTGCTGTGGCGTGAATACTCCCGCCACGGCGATCCCGCCGTCCTGGAAACGCTGCTCGCCTACAACGCCGCCGACGTCCTGGCCCTGCCCGTGCTGCTGGCCCACGCCATCAATCGGCTGCTGGAAGACACCCCCTTCGCCGACGCCTACGGCCAGGACATCCCCAGCCCAGGCCAAAATCCGCATATCCCCGATCCCGCCGTCCTGCGCCGCGTCTGGCACGAACGCTATCATCATCGTTCATAA
- a CDS encoding methyl-accepting chemotaxis protein, whose amino-acid sequence MRVSIAAKIMALVIASVVATVAIIQAVAYSSVKDGYEAVTAQAVESYLHVLNRQIESYKEVYADMARTQALRPNVIDGVLAGDTAKLRDLGQTLMAGGKADLVVFANAKADVLARAHNDKAGDNIGNQEGVKRALAGEPCSVFESGNTVRFSIRAYAPIKKDGAVIGVVIVGQDLSNNSTLVDGVKKDLGAEATIFYGDTRVSTSLVVDGKRAVGTALDNKAIVDAVLRQGKTYLGENTLFGRLYRTAYAPLKNDGNIVGMVFIGVDISQVMAARDAIIKQIGLAGLGSLILFAALAWWLSKVLVRPLLACMDFARAVARGETDRALVVSRADETGVLAQALTAMAGDIRCRMDEAAAAKQQAEAEALCAKADRAKADEACRLAETAKMEGMLHAAERIEVVVEAVTNASHQLAAQIEQSTQGAKDQSRQVAEAAGSMEQLNSTVLEVAKNASEAADAAEAARKRAEEGASVVDEVVRGIFQVADQARGLKDDMGALGQKAQNIGAIMEVISDIADQTNLLALNAAIEAARAGDAGRGFAVVADEVRKLAEKTMTATKEVGAAIQGIQDGARRNVAGFDKAVEGVEAATDLARRSGEALTSIVGLVDAVADQVRSIATAAEEQSAAAEEIGRTVDRVSRISGETAQAMGESSAAVDNLAGQAKALQGLVLDMQREGEAKA is encoded by the coding sequence ATGCGGGTTTCCATCGCGGCCAAAATCATGGCCCTGGTCATTGCTTCCGTCGTCGCCACCGTGGCCATCATCCAGGCCGTGGCCTACTCCAGCGTCAAGGACGGCTACGAAGCCGTCACCGCCCAGGCGGTCGAAAGCTATCTTCATGTCCTCAACCGCCAGATCGAATCCTACAAGGAAGTCTACGCGGACATGGCCCGGACCCAGGCCTTGCGTCCCAACGTCATCGACGGCGTCCTGGCCGGCGACACGGCCAAACTGCGCGATCTCGGCCAAACCCTCATGGCCGGCGGCAAGGCCGACCTCGTTGTCTTCGCCAACGCCAAGGCCGACGTCTTGGCCCGGGCGCATAACGACAAGGCCGGCGACAACATCGGCAACCAGGAAGGCGTCAAGCGCGCCCTGGCCGGCGAACCCTGCTCGGTTTTCGAATCCGGCAACACGGTGCGTTTTTCCATCCGCGCCTATGCGCCCATCAAAAAAGACGGGGCCGTCATCGGCGTGGTCATCGTCGGCCAGGACCTTTCCAACAACAGCACCCTTGTCGACGGCGTGAAAAAAGACCTGGGAGCCGAAGCCACCATTTTTTACGGCGACACCCGCGTCTCCACCTCCCTGGTCGTTGACGGCAAACGCGCCGTGGGCACCGCCCTCGACAACAAGGCCATCGTCGATGCGGTGCTGCGCCAGGGCAAAACCTATCTGGGCGAGAACACCCTGTTCGGCCGCCTCTACCGCACCGCCTACGCCCCGCTCAAAAACGACGGCAACATCGTCGGCATGGTCTTTATCGGCGTGGACATTTCCCAGGTCATGGCCGCCCGCGACGCCATCATCAAGCAGATCGGCCTAGCCGGTCTCGGCAGCCTGATCCTGTTCGCCGCCCTGGCCTGGTGGCTGTCCAAGGTGCTGGTTCGTCCGCTTTTGGCCTGTATGGACTTCGCCCGAGCCGTGGCCCGGGGCGAGACCGACCGGGCGCTCGTCGTTTCCCGGGCCGACGAGACCGGCGTTCTGGCCCAGGCCCTGACCGCCATGGCCGGCGACATCCGCTGCCGCATGGACGAGGCCGCCGCCGCCAAGCAGCAGGCCGAAGCCGAGGCCCTTTGCGCCAAGGCCGACCGGGCCAAGGCCGACGAGGCCTGCCGTCTGGCCGAAACCGCCAAGATGGAAGGGATGCTCCACGCCGCTGAACGCATCGAGGTCGTGGTCGAGGCCGTGACCAACGCTTCCCACCAGCTGGCCGCCCAGATCGAGCAGTCCACCCAGGGGGCTAAGGACCAGTCGCGCCAGGTGGCCGAAGCCGCCGGCTCCATGGAGCAGCTCAATTCCACGGTGCTGGAGGTGGCCAAAAACGCTTCCGAGGCCGCCGATGCCGCCGAGGCCGCCCGCAAGCGGGCCGAGGAAGGCGCATCGGTGGTGGACGAGGTGGTGCGCGGCATCTTCCAGGTGGCCGACCAGGCCCGGGGCCTCAAGGACGACATGGGGGCGCTGGGCCAGAAGGCCCAGAACATCGGGGCCATCATGGAAGTCATTTCCGACATCGCCGACCAGACCAACCTCCTGGCCCTTAATGCCGCCATCGAGGCCGCCCGGGCCGGCGACGCCGGCCGGGGATTTGCCGTGGTGGCCGACGAAGTGCGAAAACTGGCCGAAAAGACCATGACCGCCACCAAGGAAGTCGGCGCGGCCATCCAGGGTATCCAGGACGGCGCGCGGCGCAACGTCGCCGGTTTCGACAAGGCCGTGGAAGGCGTGGAAGCCGCCACCGATCTGGCCCGTCGTTCCGGCGAGGCCCTGACCTCCATCGTCGGCCTTGTCGACGCTGTGGCCGATCAGGTACGCTCCATCGCCACCGCCGCCGAAGAACAGTCCGCCGCCGCCGAGGAAATCGGCCGCACCGTGGACCGCGTCAGCCGCATTTCCGGCGAAACCGCCCAGGCCATGGGCGAGTCGTCGGCGGCCGTGGACAACCTTGCCGGACAGGCCAAGGCCTTGCAGGGGCTCGTCCTCGACATGCAGCGCGAGGGGGAGGCCAAGGCCTAG
- a CDS encoding PspC domain-containing protein, producing the protein MRSRNDDFPGRKKLYRSRNGLALGVCRGLADYLGLPRWVVRAFVVVLFVSTGFTAAILYFAAAFFVPLAPETGGGEDIDTGRLGRAAVDVSRRFKDLDVRLSRMESHVTSREYDFDRRLRGR; encoded by the coding sequence ATGAGAAGCCGTAACGACGATTTCCCCGGCCGCAAAAAGCTCTATCGGTCCCGAAACGGCTTGGCCCTGGGCGTGTGCCGGGGGCTGGCCGACTATCTCGGCTTGCCGCGCTGGGTGGTGCGGGCCTTTGTGGTCGTGCTGTTTGTTTCCACCGGTTTTACGGCCGCGATTCTCTACTTTGCCGCAGCCTTCTTCGTGCCCCTGGCTCCCGAAACGGGGGGGGGCGAAGACATCGACACGGGCCGGCTCGGCCGGGCAGCAGTCGATGTATCGCGGCGTTTCAAGGATTTGGATGTCCGGCTTTCGCGGATGGAGTCCCATGTGACCTCCCGGGAGTATGATTTCGACCGGAGATTGCGCGGCCGATGA
- a CDS encoding sigma 54-interacting transcriptional regulator encodes MTPDAPWLAEALGQSDAFLACMEAVAQAAGIDRPALVVGERGTGKELAAARLHYHSPRWDRPYVPVNLAALPRTLMESELFGHEAGAFTGAARRRAGRFETADGGTLFLDELHAAPVAVQAKLLRAVEYGLIERIGSSQPVAVDVRIVAAVNVDPRRLVAKGRLLPDLLDRLAFCVLVMPPLRERHGDIPYLAERFAARFAAQLGRPEPPTFSRAAMTALAAHPWPGNIRELKTVVERAVLACPTPLIDTITLDPFAALSPTREVQEGVTPSWPPEASTVSSTPSPHPGGSGGMIPPDGSRAAPWPPEASPSSPLPNFTEAVASLEIALLGRALARSGGNQRRAAGLLGLGYHQFRGLYRKYAGALDAASKAP; translated from the coding sequence ATGACGCCCGACGCTCCCTGGCTGGCCGAGGCCCTGGGCCAATCCGACGCCTTTCTGGCCTGCATGGAGGCCGTGGCCCAGGCCGCCGGCATCGACCGGCCGGCGCTCGTCGTGGGCGAGCGCGGCACGGGCAAGGAGCTGGCCGCCGCCCGGCTGCACTACCATTCCCCGCGCTGGGACCGCCCCTATGTGCCGGTCAATCTGGCCGCCTTGCCCCGAACGCTCATGGAATCCGAGCTGTTCGGCCATGAGGCCGGGGCTTTTACCGGCGCGGCGCGGCGTCGGGCCGGGCGCTTCGAGACAGCTGACGGGGGGACGCTGTTTCTGGACGAACTCCACGCCGCGCCGGTGGCCGTCCAGGCCAAACTGCTGCGGGCGGTGGAATATGGGCTTATTGAGCGCATCGGGTCGAGCCAGCCCGTGGCCGTGGACGTGCGCATCGTGGCGGCGGTCAACGTCGATCCGCGTCGGCTCGTGGCCAAGGGCAGGCTCTTGCCCGATCTCCTGGACCGGCTGGCCTTTTGCGTGCTGGTCATGCCGCCCCTGCGCGAGCGCCATGGCGACATCCCGTACCTGGCCGAGCGGTTCGCCGCCCGGTTCGCCGCCCAGCTCGGCCGGCCCGAGCCGCCGACCTTTTCCCGGGCTGCCATGACCGCCCTTGCCGCCCACCCCTGGCCCGGCAACATCCGCGAACTCAAGACCGTGGTCGAACGCGCCGTGCTGGCCTGCCCCACCCCCCTTATCGACACGATCACCCTCGACCCTTTCGCCGCCCTGTCCCCCACCCGGGAGGTCCAGGAGGGGGTGACCCCCTCCTGGCCGCCGGAGGCATCTACTGTTTCATCCACCCCTTCCCCCCATCCAGGGGGTTCGGGGGGGATGATCCCCCCCGACGGGTCCAGGGCAGCGCCCTGGCCGCCGGAGGCATCCCCATCTTCTCCCCTCCCCAACTTCACCGAAGCTGTCGCGTCCCTGGAAATCGCGCTGCTCGGCCGCGCCTTGGCGCGTTCGGGCGGCAACCAGCGCCGGGCGGCCGGGTTGCTCGGGCTTGGCTATCACCAGTTCCGGGGGCTGTACCGCAAGTATGCCGGCGCTCTTGACGCCGCGTCCAAAGCCCCGTAG
- the hslV gene encoding ATP-dependent protease subunit HslV: MQLRGTTIVAVRTEAGVAVAGDGQVTLGQAIAVKHTARKVRRMYKDKVVIGFAGATADAFTLFERFEAKLEEFGGNLVRASVELAKDWRKDKYLRRLEAMMIVADAGNVLILSGTGDVIEPDDGVAAIGSGGPYAMAAARALLRNTELSAREIVEKSMAIAAEMCVYTNDQLVVETLEKPA, from the coding sequence ATGCAACTACGTGGAACGACGATTGTGGCGGTGCGGACCGAGGCCGGCGTGGCCGTGGCCGGCGACGGGCAGGTGACGTTGGGCCAGGCCATTGCCGTCAAGCATACCGCGCGCAAGGTGCGCCGGATGTACAAGGACAAGGTCGTCATCGGCTTTGCCGGGGCCACGGCCGACGCCTTCACGCTTTTCGAGCGCTTCGAGGCCAAGCTGGAGGAATTCGGCGGCAACCTCGTGCGCGCCTCGGTGGAGCTGGCCAAGGATTGGCGCAAAGACAAGTATTTACGGCGTCTGGAGGCCATGATGATCGTGGCCGACGCCGGCAATGTGTTGATTTTATCCGGCACGGGCGACGTCATCGAGCCCGACGACGGCGTGGCCGCCATTGGTTCCGGCGGCCCCTACGCCATGGCCGCCGCCCGGGCGCTGTTGCGCAACACCGAACTGTCGGCCCGGGAGATCGTGGAAAAATCCATGGCCATCGCCGCCGAGATGTGCGTCTACACCAACGACCAGTTGGTGGTGGAGACGCTGGAAAAGCCTGCTTAA
- a CDS encoding M16 family metallopeptidase, producing the protein MRQITESDSRIRADRLPNGVRIVTEHMPVSKTASLGIWIEAGSRHEAPGQEGMAHLMEHMAFKGTARRDALAIAKELDTLGGLSNAFTSREATCFHVRVMDAHLARAFDILSDIVLRPLLDPEELAREQAVILQEISMVEETPEEKIHEDFWAAAWADPGLAHPITGTPQSVGAVTAEALAQWRRAAYHPEAITVVAAGALDHDALAEMAEAAFGSLRKIQTAPAPAAGAYTPPYLAERRDWEQNHVILSYPSVGNVSADRFAHTLLATLLGGNMSSRLFQEVREKRGLAYSIYAGVNGLADVGLLEIQAAVDPDRTAELLSVVNAELAAVADGAVTAEELDHTREHLKGLLYLGAESTENRMMRLARNILLFNRSIPLEETAACLDAVTPDDIARTAKAAFAPGSAGLAVMGPTAALP; encoded by the coding sequence ATGCGCCAAATCACCGAATCCGACAGCCGTATCCGCGCCGACAGGCTGCCTAACGGCGTCCGTATCGTCACCGAACACATGCCCGTTTCCAAAACCGCCAGCCTCGGCATCTGGATCGAGGCCGGTTCGCGCCACGAAGCCCCGGGTCAGGAAGGCATGGCCCATCTGATGGAGCACATGGCTTTCAAGGGCACGGCCCGGCGCGACGCCCTGGCCATCGCCAAGGAACTTGACACCCTGGGCGGGCTTTCCAACGCGTTTACCTCCCGCGAGGCCACCTGTTTCCACGTGCGCGTCATGGACGCCCACTTGGCCCGGGCTTTCGACATTTTAAGCGACATCGTCTTGCGTCCGCTGCTTGATCCCGAGGAGCTGGCCCGGGAACAGGCCGTCATCCTGCAGGAAATCTCCATGGTCGAGGAGACGCCCGAGGAAAAAATCCACGAGGACTTCTGGGCCGCCGCCTGGGCCGATCCGGGGCTGGCCCATCCCATCACCGGCACGCCGCAGTCCGTGGGCGCGGTCACGGCCGAGGCCCTGGCTCAGTGGCGGCGCGCCGCTTACCATCCCGAGGCCATCACCGTGGTCGCCGCCGGGGCCCTTGACCACGACGCCCTGGCCGAAATGGCCGAGGCCGCCTTCGGCTCGTTGCGAAAAATCCAGACCGCGCCCGCGCCGGCCGCCGGGGCCTACACGCCGCCGTACCTGGCCGAGCGCCGTGACTGGGAACAAAACCACGTCATCCTGTCCTACCCCTCGGTCGGCAACGTCAGCGCCGACCGCTTCGCCCATACCCTTTTGGCCACGCTGCTTGGCGGCAACATGTCCTCGCGGCTTTTCCAGGAAGTGCGGGAAAAACGCGGACTGGCCTACTCCATCTACGCTGGCGTCAACGGCCTGGCCGACGTGGGGCTGCTGGAAATCCAGGCCGCCGTGGACCCGGACCGCACGGCCGAGCTGCTCTCGGTGGTCAACGCCGAACTGGCCGCCGTGGCCGACGGCGCGGTGACGGCCGAGGAACTCGACCACACCCGCGAACACTTGAAGGGCCTTTTATACCTCGGCGCGGAATCCACCGAGAACCGCATGATGCGCCTGGCCCGCAACATCCTGCTGTTTAACCGCTCCATCCCGCTTGAGGAAACCGCCGCCTGCCTCGACGCCGTGACCCCGGACGACATCGCCCGCACCGCCAAGGCGGCCTTTGCGCCGGGCAGCGCCGGATTGGCCGTCATGGGGCCGACTGCCGCCTTGCCCTAA
- the hslU gene encoding ATP-dependent protease ATPase subunit HslU, with translation MHASLTPREIVSELDKYIIGQRDAKRMVAIAMRNRWRRQQIEPVLRDEIAPKNIIMIGPTGVGKTEIARRLARLAGSPFFKVEATKFTEVGYVGRDVESMVRDLMEIGVNLVRQEELERVRVKAEKAAEERLLDLLLPESQRPAHGPIPMPAAIEAPAEPAGEQGLTTRDKLRKLWREGKLDDRMVPVEVSMPSPQVEIMSMPGMEEMGSQFKDLFSKAFPQRKKTKTMRVREAYEVILQEESDRLVDMDKVSETARERVEQTGIIFIDEIDKICGRQGGGQGPDVSREGVQRDLLPVVEGCVVNTKYGMVKTDHILFIAAGAFHFSKPSDLVPELQGRFPLRVELRALTAEDFHRILTEPQNALTVQYKALLATENVTLEFTDEALREVAQFAQRINADTENIGARRLYTIMEKILSDLSFAASDQGGQTVVVDPAYVREKLADVAEDRDLSRYIL, from the coding sequence ATGCACGCCAGCCTGACGCCGCGTGAAATCGTTTCGGAACTCGACAAATACATCATCGGCCAGCGCGACGCCAAGCGCATGGTGGCCATCGCCATGCGCAACCGCTGGCGTCGCCAGCAGATCGAGCCGGTCTTGCGCGACGAGATCGCGCCCAAAAACATCATCATGATCGGCCCCACGGGCGTGGGCAAGACCGAGATCGCCCGGCGGCTGGCGCGGCTGGCCGGGTCGCCTTTTTTCAAGGTCGAAGCCACCAAGTTCACCGAGGTCGGTTATGTCGGGCGCGACGTGGAATCCATGGTGCGCGACCTCATGGAAATCGGCGTCAACCTCGTGCGCCAGGAAGAACTGGAGCGGGTGCGGGTCAAGGCCGAGAAGGCCGCCGAGGAACGCCTGCTTGATTTGCTCCTGCCCGAATCCCAGCGTCCGGCCCACGGCCCCATCCCCATGCCGGCCGCCATCGAGGCCCCGGCCGAGCCGGCCGGCGAGCAAGGGCTGACCACCCGCGACAAGCTGCGCAAGCTGTGGCGCGAGGGCAAGCTCGACGACCGCATGGTGCCCGTGGAGGTGTCCATGCCCTCGCCCCAGGTGGAGATCATGTCCATGCCGGGCATGGAAGAGATGGGCAGCCAGTTCAAGGACCTGTTCTCCAAGGCCTTTCCCCAGCGCAAGAAGACCAAGACCATGCGGGTGCGCGAGGCCTACGAGGTGATCCTGCAGGAGGAGTCCGACCGGCTGGTGGACATGGACAAGGTTTCCGAGACGGCCCGGGAGCGCGTGGAACAGACCGGCATCATCTTTATCGACGAGATCGACAAGATCTGCGGCAGGCAGGGCGGCGGCCAGGGGCCGGACGTGTCCCGCGAGGGCGTGCAGCGCGACCTCTTGCCCGTGGTCGAAGGCTGCGTGGTCAACACCAAGTACGGCATGGTCAAGACCGACCATATTCTGTTCATCGCCGCCGGCGCGTTCCACTTCTCCAAGCCCTCCGACCTCGTGCCGGAGCTGCAAGGCCGGTTTCCCCTGCGCGTGGAGCTGCGGGCGCTGACGGCCGAGGATTTCCACCGCATCCTCACCGAGCCGCAAAACGCGCTCACCGTGCAGTACAAGGCCCTGCTCGCCACCGAGAACGTGACCCTGGAATTCACCGATGAGGCGCTGCGGGAAGTGGCCCAGTTCGCCCAGCGTATCAACGCGGACACCGAGAATATCGGAGCCAGGCGGCTTTACACCATCATGGAAAAGATTCTATCCGACCTGTCCTTTGCCGCCTCGGACCAGGGCGGCCAAACCGTGGTCGTGGACCCGGCCTACGTGCGCGAAAAGCTCGCCGACGTGGCCGAGGACCGGGATTTGTCCCGGTACATTCTCTAA
- a CDS encoding macro domain-containing protein, producing MPGHAAYDIGPGSLRLIEGDITVDDADAIVNAANSALAGGGGVDGAIHRAAGPKLPAACRDIIARIGSLPAGGAVITPGFELPARHIIHTVGPIWRGGETGEPEALRSAYAQSINRAVEHGLTTVAFPAVSTGVYGFPVHLAAPIALGVMAEALRGGRLREVRMYLHGTAAFGVWRSAADALFGGNAGE from the coding sequence ATGCCCGGACACGCCGCCTACGACATCGGCCCAGGAAGCCTTCGCCTCATCGAAGGCGACATCACCGTCGATGACGCCGACGCCATCGTCAACGCCGCCAACTCGGCCCTGGCCGGCGGCGGCGGCGTGGACGGGGCCATCCACCGCGCCGCCGGCCCGAAACTGCCCGCAGCCTGCCGCGACATCATCGCCCGCATCGGCAGCCTGCCGGCCGGCGGCGCGGTCATCACTCCCGGCTTCGAGCTGCCCGCCCGCCACATCATCCACACCGTCGGCCCCATCTGGCGCGGCGGCGAGACGGGCGAACCCGAAGCCCTGCGCTCGGCTTACGCCCAGTCCATCAACCGGGCCGTGGAACACGGCCTGACCACCGTCGCCTTCCCGGCCGTGTCCACCGGCGTCTACGGTTTCCCCGTCCACCTGGCCGCGCCCATCGCCCTTGGCGTTATGGCCGAGGCGTTAAGGGGCGGAAGACTGCGCGAAGTGCGCATGTACCTGCACGGCACGGCAGCTTTCGGGGTCTGGCGCTCGGCGGCGGATGCGTTATTTGGCGGGAACGCGGGAGAGTAG
- the argB gene encoding acetylglutamate kinase encodes MNREHAKAHLLLEALPYIRNFYGQTVVIKYGGHAMVDEQLQESFALNVILLKYIGINPVIVHGGGPQIGRMLKLLNIESQFKQGLRVTDDATMDVVEMVLVGKVNKNIVNLINLKGGSAVGLSGKDGRLITARKLEMVLERGDAPPEIIDLGKVGEVTGINTQLITTLLAQGFIPVIAPVGVDEDGETYNINADTVAGAVAAALGAKRLVLLTDVSGVLDKDKTLISSLDIKEASQAMADGVLVGGMIPKVSCCMEAVDAGVEKAHILDGRVENCIILELFTRSGIGTEIVCKRCQA; translated from the coding sequence ATGAACCGCGAACACGCCAAGGCGCATCTGCTGCTGGAGGCCCTGCCCTACATCCGCAATTTCTACGGCCAGACCGTGGTCATCAAATACGGCGGCCACGCCATGGTCGATGAACAGTTGCAGGAAAGCTTCGCCTTAAACGTCATCCTGCTCAAATACATCGGCATCAACCCCGTCATCGTCCACGGCGGCGGCCCGCAGATCGGCCGGATGCTTAAGCTGCTGAACATCGAAAGCCAGTTCAAACAAGGCCTTCGCGTCACCGACGACGCCACCATGGACGTGGTCGAGATGGTGCTCGTGGGCAAGGTCAACAAAAACATCGTCAACCTGATCAACCTCAAAGGCGGCTCGGCCGTGGGCCTGTCCGGCAAGGACGGCCGGCTCATCACCGCCCGCAAGCTCGAAATGGTGCTGGAACGCGGCGACGCCCCGCCCGAAATCATCGACCTCGGCAAGGTCGGCGAAGTGACCGGCATCAACACCCAGCTCATCACCACGCTCCTTGCCCAGGGATTCATCCCGGTCATCGCGCCAGTGGGCGTCGACGAAGACGGCGAGACCTACAACATCAACGCCGACACCGTGGCCGGAGCCGTAGCCGCCGCCCTCGGGGCCAAGCGCCTGGTGCTTTTAACCGACGTTTCCGGCGTCCTGGACAAGGACAAGACGCTCATCTCGTCGCTGGACATCAAGGAAGCCTCCCAGGCCATGGCCGACGGCGTGCTGGTCGGCGGCATGATCCCCAAGGTCAGCTGCTGCATGGAAGCCGTGGACGCGGGCGTGGAAAAAGCCCACATCCTCGACGGCCGCGTCGAGAACTGCATCATCCTGGAACTGTTCACCCGCTCCGGCATCGGCACCGAAATCGTGTGCAAGCGGTGCCAGGCGTAG
- a CDS encoding PspC domain-containing protein, which yields MRHVSELDWRRLYRSRTGAVLGVCKGLAAFLDVPVAAVRAGVVLLTLSAGVWPVVAAYVIAGFCLKLEPALPPDSEAESDACNAYQTDRKAVLARLRDRAERLERRVRRLEDHVTSREFDFDRRLFRP from the coding sequence ATGCGACACGTAAGCGAACTCGATTGGCGGCGGCTTTACCGCTCGCGTACCGGGGCCGTGCTTGGCGTGTGCAAGGGGCTGGCCGCCTTTCTCGACGTGCCCGTGGCCGCCGTTCGCGCCGGCGTGGTCCTGCTGACCCTTTCCGCCGGCGTGTGGCCCGTGGTCGCCGCCTACGTCATTGCCGGTTTCTGCCTCAAGCTGGAGCCGGCCCTGCCCCCGGACTCCGAGGCCGAAAGCGACGCCTGCAACGCCTATCAGACCGACCGCAAAGCCGTCTTGGCCCGGCTGCGCGACCGGGCCGAGCGCCTGGAACGCCGGGTACGCCGCCTGGAAGACCACGTCACCTCCCGGGAATTCGACTTCGATCGCCGCCTGTTCCGGCCCTGA